Within Rhododendron vialii isolate Sample 1 chromosome 12a, ASM3025357v1, the genomic segment GGGGAGTATTGGAATTGGGATGTTTCCATGGCTTTTACGTAGTGTGGGTGGGTGACCTAGTGGTCAAGGTATGGCATTTAGTGGTTTGCTTTGTCCTAATCTTTCAATTTCAAAACTTATTAGgcgctatcaactcttttggagTCAGTCCATATAGAACTTTGGTCTCACTTTAAGTAGGACCCGCGTAAGTGAGCGGTGGAGTTGATGAATTCTTCTCAAGTCCATAACAATGATCGGAAGTCATTCAAAATGtaaatctcataaaaaaaaattagtcatgttcagtaaaaaaaaaaaatgtttctacttaaaacaacaaagaaaaataaatgaagaCCTGCTATTCCAACTTCACTGGacacaataataataataataatttgtttcGGTGGAAAAgcaaactaaaataaataaagaccAAGCAGACCAACTTGGTTGTGCACAAAATTTGTGAAACTCTAATGTCGCGGATATACAATAAAATATTTCAACTTGCatgtatattatatatacacatgagAAACACAAGGATCATTTTCCTATCCTAATGTTAACTAACAAGCCAAATTTGTCTGTCTAAAGTCAAGGTTGAACCATCACATTACTGGCCAAATTGATGCATGTTCTCGAAATCTAATAGGGCGAAAATTGTGAAATTACTAACCAGGCCGGGAGCGCCGCCACGTGGTGTTCCGGACTACTCCACATAAATATGTGGTTCTAAAATAGTCCGCAACACCACATGGCGGTACTCTCGGCCTATTGAATAATTATCAGGCTACAATTGTTGTAGTTTAGGCAAACAtttatgttcttttcttttttcactgAGTCCATCTATggtacaaaattttttttttgtgtatggtACCCAAAAAGTTATTTTAGTTTTAAATATTCCACATTGAGTGATAAGTATTTTTATAAGAAGTGGTAAGTATCCCACATTGAGTGGTAAGTGTATAATTCTTACCACACAATGTGAGGTACTTACCATTCCATTTGAAATACTTACTATTTAGTGTTAAAGGATTTCATAAGAAGTGGTAAGTGTATAATTCTTACCACTCAATGTGTGATACTTACCATTTCATTTGAAATACTCATCACTCGGTGTGAAAGTATTTCATATGAAGTGGTGAGTATTCCACATTGAGTGATAAGTATTATACATCTGAAATAATTGCCACTGAATGTAAAATACTTACCGCTCATCATGAATTACTTACCACTCAATGTGAAATACTTAAGACTAAAGTGATTTTTCAGGTATCATATACAAAAAAGTGATTGAATTGTGGCAATAGACATGTATAAAATCGTTTGATACATACGAACTCCACACAATGCACGTGGATTGCGTACTCGTCGACTGGTTGCGGGTAGATATAGTCCGAAATACTACTccatcttttaaaaaagaaaaagttggtaTGAAAGTTGAAAACAACAATCGGGGCCGGATCAAGTCCATTTGGTACCGATCAATTCAGTCTATTTGGTGCATTTGAAGTATTTTGGATGGCATGGATTTAAAGatgtgttttttaaaaataaaaataaaaaccactCATTTGAAATTCAAACCGTTCAAAACAGTTTTGAACGACTCGAATACACCTAAGTGAACCAAACTGATCCGGAGCAAATGGATTGGATCCAACCCCACGACAATCATAGCTTTGCTTACTGCCGTTCAACTCAACCACCGAACAACCTTATGTCCCCTAACGACCGCATGAAATGACGTCGGAGAATCTTAACAACTCATATTCCGTAGCTCACCATTTTGACCGTCCGATTTACCGGCACGCTCGTTTTACGTTTCCGGATCCGCAGAATAATTACGGGTAGATGGAGGCGTGACAAAAGAGCAACAGACAATAGTAGAAAAAGTTACTGCGACGGTCGAGCAAAGTActgtattttctttctttttttacattttttcctTCTATATTTTACTCAGCCCCGTTTCACAGAGTTTTTGTTTGGGATTTTTGAGATCTTtggtttttgtccttattcagattttttttgcttttgttaatttttcgttaaatttttgtgaattattagttcaTCTTGAcgaaagaaatcagaaaaataaaaaatttataacttttatccaaagattttagaaaattatgaatttttgggcttgatcttggatatttttcaaaatatctgAATAAAAAAcgtattttcttttactttttgattcctctcgtcgagacgaacgaaTAATTCgcaaaaatttaacacaaaactataaaaaaaatacgagaaaaatttaaataaggagaaaaccaaaaattccaCCAAAAAGATGGCCTTGTGTTTAATCTGTAACTAAACACAAGGGTGGTTTGGCCAAACTTTATTATTGggtttttttattcaaaaatattttcatttgtgtcaattttattTGATTTATCTCGACCAGACAAATTAGAAAGGTACAAAAATAtggacaaaatttgaaaaagtgtagaaaaaacaagaataattcaaaaaaattgtcaattttGGTTTGACAggacatatattttttcttaaatgaatttttttaatgtttcgATCGTAATGtatttaaattttatatttctctGTAGACTCTTTCAAGAAGATGAGCGCATATACATCTGTACGTGTGTTTTGTGTTGTCTCCAAAGTTCATTCTTTGATTCTGCAATCTTGCATAGTACTTCCAATATTGATTCCACGATCTTGTTCTCAATCCTTACTCTTATAGATTTTATTAATAGGCTAAGATGCTTTTAAAAAATCTCATTCACGCTAACTTTCGCTCACGTTTCGCTCACATTCATGCACGAGCTCTATGTGACTTAGAATTGTATAAAATGAGTGGTTCACGAGCAGCGCTCGAGGTTCTATTTTTAGGCTAGCTTTTGTTAAAGTTCTGCTCATTAAAGAGTACTAAACAATTTTGAAAACACAATTCGATTCGATTCGATTCAATTCTAATAACGAGCCACAAAACATACTAGAATTTGAATGGATAATCTTCTTAAGATTTTTCAAACGAGTGTTCTTTGTGGCTCGTTATTAGAATCAAATGTTCTTTTCCGgccaagttttgtcattttattttatttttcagttttacCCGATGAGGGTGGATAAAATGAATCAAACCATTCAACATTGGGCTTACATTCGTTTGTCGTTCAAGATCGGTGAAAAACAAATCAAGTgtgagtatatttttttttgaagctcatTAAACAACTTAAACTTTCAACATGTTCGAATAAGTTAATACTCTATTTGTTCAGCTTATGAttgtcaaaaattaattactcgaGTTTGCTTGTGTGTAACGGCTCGATTAAAACTCATTTAAAGATCTACTCGTTTTGTAAACAAATTAGAATTACGCGCATGGTTGAATTTCTATATCTGAGATCGTAGAATTATTTGTCTTGTATGTTGAatattcaagagagagagagagagagagagagaaagtgagagagggGACCGTGTTGTGAATCTGTTCGTTCGCTTTCTTCTTCGTACTGTCATACTGTGGATCGTCTATCTTGATTCCTCTCTGTCTAACTAATGTACGCCCAGTGTCACGGCGCATTTTAGCTGCGTATGCTAGGATGCTCTTTGATCAAAAGTTTGAGAATTAAACTGGTTTACTATTTACTTAAACCTTTTGCcggaagaacaattttgttcatcctccttTAAAGAATATGAACATTACTTTTCTTCTAAAGGGTGAAAATTGTATGGGCAAAGGATAGCGAACAGAATTATTCTCGATTTTACACTATATCAAGGTGGAAATAAAACCACTCAACATTGGACTTATGTTTGTTTGTTGTTCAAGATTAGtgcaaaacaaatcaaatttgaatatttttattgaaattcGTTAAACTTTCAATATGTTCGAATAAGTTAATACTCGGCTCGTTGGACTTATGATTAtcaaaaattcaagttactCGAGTTCGCTCATGTACAGCTCATTTAAAGATACCACCACCGTCACCCCTCTAAACAATTCCCAAAAAATGCCACCAACAGTCTCATCAGAAAAAAGCTTATTTAAATGAGATTGACCTACTCACAGAGGAGCTGTGAATAAGATATTTGTAGAGCTAAATGATCATAGTCGTCCGTTTTTGTCATTGGATGGtctggattttaatgaaacttttcctgaataacttttatttggaaaagttttattaaaatccggatcgtccaaaacacttttggatggtcgCGATTGACTCCGTAAACACTTTTTCACAGAAAGTTCCATAATAAAAGTTTTTCTCTATTTTAATATCAACTCGTTCCGTAAACAAATTAAGCGCATGTTCCAATTTCTACGTCTTGAGATCGTAGAATTACTTTATAAGTTTTTCCCTATTTAAATATCAACTCGTTCCGTAAACAAATTAAGCGCATGTTCTAATTTCTATCTATTGAGATCGTAGAATTACTTTTTGTCTTATAAGttgaatatgagagagagagagagagagagagagagagagagagagagagagaggaccgtGTTGTTATCCTGTTTCGTTCGTTCGCTTTCTTCTTCGTATTGAGGATCGTCTCTCTCGATTCCTCTCTGTTTACAAATGTGCACGCCCTGTGTCACGGCGCATTTTAGCTGCGTACGGCGTATGCTAGTACGTTCTCTGATTAAAGTAAGCAAGTATAAACCTAAAGCTTTTGCCGGGGATTCTCCAGTGACCTGTCCGTGGAATTTAGCCGGTTTGGTAAAAAGACAACGTGAAACAACAATAAACATGGGAAAAGTCGTGCCCCTCGTATCTGCACAGGGCTTTTACAATATGCCaacaagattattattatttttttgaataattaggTTTTCAGACTAATTTACGTGCACTCTGATTAATTCTGAAGAATTAATCTAATCATCCACTAGTTGGAGCCCCATTTAAAGTCAGAACAAACCAATAAGATATTTTGGGAGAATATTAGCTAGTTTAATGCACTAACACACGCACACTTGTAGTGGTTAAGGAATCCACGAATACCTTGTGCGATACATAATCACAACACATTTATTTTGAGCTAGATGAAATCCAACTTagtgtttctattttctttttactagcATAGTATACAtggtttgaaattaccttaactGGTATCGAATCAATGTAATTTTTGACGTCATCGTAATATTGTTGACGAGTTCTAGAACATACCAAACGACTTTGATTATTAAGTGAGTTTGAAAATACAAGGGGGGGAAAAAATGCTTAGCAGGTTTATTTTGTTAAGCTAAGAAGGAACATAAGAGGATTTGCTTCTAAAAAAACTAGTGATGAATTGGTGTATGCCCATTTTAAAGTAACAATGCCAACCATGTGTTCATGGAAAAGACACCATCTTAGCTGTTTGACACATTAGTTGGTTAGTGGATTTGTCCACCAACCAGCATCAGTTGGCTGTAAGCCTGTAAACTAAAAATGCTCTGTACAGatttttttgaatcaaattaGACTGTCATGCCTTTAATTAGGTACTGCTGGCCATCTTGCTGTGAGTTAATCTTACGTTTAAATAGCTCAACTTATTTAACCtaccttgttttcttttttgacaacCAAGTGTCTGGGCCAGTTTATGAGTATTTTTACTAATCCTAGAGATCATAAATCTACCGTCTACTACCAAGCCACACCTAAGCAAATGTTCTGTATGAATCGCCTGCAAAGAAATTAAGACCTTAAGAGACAACAAACCTTATTTCTTAGGCATTAACCACCAGACAAACCgtgggattttttttgtcatttttttgttgggtcCTTTGGGCAGACTTGCTTTTGTATTGTTATCATTCTGAAAAGTAAGACAGTGTGATATTCCTTGATTTCTAATGTCGAATTACTTTACACATGTTGCATTATTATAACGGGTGGATTAGGTACTATAGCCCAAAAAAATTGCTACAGAAAGGCCAAAGAAGCTTCTTTTCAGCATCAACAAAACCACCACTTGTAATACAGGGGGGTCACTCAAAAAGAGCCTCCCTTTGTTGTTTCTTCCATCTCTTTGTGCTTACCATTGAGCCATTCTCATCTCCCTTTGCCATCTAGTTCTTCAATCAAATATCTTTCAAGGTTTTCTGGGTTTGTATTTCGCGGTGTTATACTTTCTGTTTGAAATTTGATGTCTAGGCCACAGGAACAAGATTACATAGGCTTGTCAGAGGCTTCTTCACTGGATAGAAGCCCTACTGAGGCTGAGAAGGAAAATGTCTTGAATTTGAAGGAGACTGAGCTGAGACTTGGTTTGCCTGGCTCAGAATCTCCTGAAAAAAAGGCTGGAGCTGGGGTATCTCTATTTGGGAAAGACAAGGAGGAAAAGACTAATGGGTATTATTCCCTCAGCCCTTTGAAGAACTTTTCATCTGGGTCCAAGAGGGGGTTTTCTGATGCCATTGATGGTTCGGGCAAATGGGTTTTCTCTGTTAATGTTGGATCTCAGGCTGATTTGGGCAAAAATGGTTCGGAGAATAAGAACACACAGAAGCCTTGTTTGGATGGGAGTAATATGAAAGTAGTCGTTTCTCATGTCGAAGATAAGAAGACTCAGGTTTCTCCTGTGAATCAGCTTGGTAGTACTCCTCCTGCTGCCAAGTGAGTTTCTTTCTACTCTTTCAGTTCGGAATTTTTTGTATTCTGCTGTAATTTATCTTTGCTTTCGAAGTGTTCTTTGGCCTTATCAGAGTCTATATAAGTGTACAAGTTTTTGGTTCCTGGATAcaattttctgttattttttgataactcaggtgtcagGCCAGCAGCTTAAGtacatttttctgtttttgttgggttttgtttgGGTTTTCTCTCCATCTGCTACTGGTTTGGTTGCTGGAAAGTGTTGGAAAGGAAGAAGATTGGGGTTTTGATTTTCGGAATTTATTTCTTTAGGATACAATGGAAAATTGGATAATGGATTCTTGGATGGATTTCTgaatgaaaggaaaatgatgTGGAAACCATATAAGGAATTTTGCCTTTTTCGCCCCTCCATCCCCTCTTTTCCCTCCATAAATTCCTCCAAAAATCCTTCATCCAAATACAGCCTTAGCATCTTTCCAAATAAGTGATGCCTCTATTGTTAATGTTCTTTGCTCTTCTAGCTCTATCATCCTCTTTCTCAAATTATTGACAGgatgttttttcccttttgaattCTGGTGCCACTGTGCATGGTACATGTACTACTGCGCTCACAATATGTTTTGTCTCTGTCACAGGGCACAGGTGGTAGGATGGCCGCCTGTTCGATCTTTCCGTAAGAATACGATGGCCACAAATTTGACAAAGAAATCAGACGATGAAGGGAAGTCTGGTTCAGGGTGCCTCTATGTTAAGGTTAGCATGGATGGTGCTCCATACCTAAGGAAGGTTGACCTCAAAACCTACTCCAACTATATAGAACTCTCATCAGCCCTTGAGAAGATGTTCAGCTGTTTTACAATTGgtaccctctctctccctcaaaagATAAAGAATTGTTTGTATCTGTGCGCAATAGATTAACTtagttgatttttctttttactgaTGGAAATTGTAGGACGCAATTTTACCCCACATAAAGCACACCTGTTTTCTTTAGCTAGGTTAGTCGGAACAGCTCGACAGAGATGATAACATTTTTCGCAGACTCGTGAACAAGGCTTAATCTTTTATAGTTTCTCCTCCTATGTTGTCGAAGAGAAATTTTTGGCTGTTTAATTTCACTGTTTACCCTTAGCTCCTAGTCTATCCTATATGCAGTTTTGCAGTTTGGTTAGTATTAgtttttgagttgagaaatcAACTTAGCCTCtgttgatttatttatttttgcttcgCAAGAATTACTTAGCTACTTATGAGCTAGAGTCTAGAAATATACTTAACTTATCGAAAAGACTTTTACTTAAATGTATGTCAACATGAATTGACATGATTTATGGTAACAAATGTATTCTCTAACACCTAAGTCCATAGTTCGAAATTTAACTAAGTACTATTAGGTAGAACGAATGATGTATTTGGGCTGGGTTTATCCTCTTTAACACGTAAGTCCATAGTTCAAAATTTAACTGATTACTATTAGGTAGAAAGAATGATGTATTTGGGTTGCTTTCGTCCTCTTTTAATGTCATTATTTCTGGTAAACCAGTACAAGTAGCTTCTTTGATCTTTACTTTGGAGGTAATGTTAGGGCAGttagtttatttctttttagCCTTTCGTTTTGATGCTTCTCTTAGTTGCAATATTGGGCATCCGGCATCATTGCTCTTATCCTGTTATGATCAACCTGTATTCACAAATTACAAACTGTGATATTCccattggtgtggttttttgGTCTAGCATGTGCTCAAAGATAGGGTTACATGTTGACAGATATACTGTTGTGAATTTATTAATGAATTGTTGTGTCATTGTGCTGGGTGTTAATTTGAGTTTCATGTGTGAATCTGAAATCAGGGCAGTGCGGTTCTCATGGGCTTAGTGAAAGTCACTTAAAGGATCTTCTCCATGGCTCCGAGTATGTGCTTACTTATGAAGATAAGGATGGTGATTGGATGCTTGTTGGTGATGTTCCGTGGGAGTAAGTTCTCTTTCCAATTCCCCGTATTTgaaatgttcaatttttattgTCGCTTGTCCTGCTTTTCATAGTTGGCTACAATAGCAATCTTGTACTT encodes:
- the LOC131309861 gene encoding auxin-responsive protein IAA27-like isoform X1; the protein is MSRPQEQDYIGLSEASSLDRSPTEAEKENVLNLKETELRLGLPGSESPEKKAGAGVSLFGKDKEEKTNGYYSLSPLKNFSSGSKRGFSDAIDGSGKWVFSVNVGSQADLGKNGSENKNTQKPCLDGSNMKVVVSHVEDKKTQVSPVNQLGSTPPAAKAQVVGWPPVRSFRKNTMATNLTKKSDDEGKSGSGCLYVKVSMDGAPYLRKVDLKTYSNYIELSSALEKMFSCFTIGQCGSHGLSESHLKDLLHGSEYVLTYEDKDGDWMLVGDVPWEMFIDSCKRMRIMKGSEAIGLGMPLYFYPYLIFVTSIIKFLVFPT
- the LOC131309861 gene encoding auxin-responsive protein IAA27-like isoform X2, translating into MSRPQEQDYIGLSEASSLDRSPTEAEKENVLNLKETELRLGLPGSESPEKKAGAGVSLFGKDKEEKTNGYYSLSPLKNFSSGSKRGFSDAIDGSGKWVFSVNVGSQADLGKNGSENKNTQKPCLDGSNMKVVVSHVEDKKTQVSPVNQLGSTPPAAKAQVVGWPPVRSFRKNTMATNLTKKSDDEGKSGSGCLYVKVSMDGAPYLRKVDLKTYSNYIELSSALEKMFSCFTIGQCGSHGLSESHLKDLLHGSEYVLTYEDKDGDWMLVGDVPWEMFIDSCKRMRIMKGSEAIGLAPRAMEKCKNRN